One window of the Ureibacillus sp. FSL W7-1570 genome contains the following:
- a CDS encoding ABC-2 transporter permease translates to MRALILKDLYLMFNQKNLIFTLTLLFFFASFFFGDPGMLMIFLTVLCITQINTLLAYDETSNWYRYVYTMPVKKADIVKSKYILSLILLLFMLLIIFPVFLITNEMSGAAIEMNEFLKVLSIVASSLLIMLGLTIPATIKYGIQKGRILILAAIFIPIIATNILSNGNWSVRFFEILDILSLISLPVSAILFYLSYKLSTYILEKKEF, encoded by the coding sequence ATGAGGGCACTTATTTTGAAAGATTTGTATTTAATGTTCAATCAAAAGAACTTAATCTTCACTTTAACATTGTTATTTTTCTTCGCCTCTTTCTTTTTTGGAGATCCTGGAATGCTGATGATTTTTCTAACCGTTTTATGTATTACACAAATTAACACCTTACTTGCCTATGACGAAACAAGCAATTGGTATCGTTATGTCTATACGATGCCGGTGAAAAAAGCCGATATTGTAAAAAGCAAATATATATTGAGCTTAATTTTGCTGTTATTCATGCTCTTGATTATCTTTCCAGTATTTCTGATTACGAACGAGATGTCCGGAGCAGCTATTGAGATGAATGAATTTTTGAAGGTTTTATCTATTGTCGCCTCCAGCTTGCTGATTATGTTGGGCCTAACGATTCCAGCAACCATTAAATACGGAATCCAAAAGGGGCGCATTTTGATACTAGCTGCTATATTCATCCCAATTATCGCTACAAATATTTTATCCAATGGGAATTGGAGTGTACGGTTTTTTGAAATTTTGGATATATTGAGTCTTATTTCTTTGCCGGTTTCTGCAATTCTTTTCTATTTATCTTATAAACTTTCCACCTACATTTTGGAGAAAAAGGAATTTTAA
- a CDS encoding ABC transporter ATP-binding protein: MTNAIEVRNLSKRFSQFQLENVTFQLPKGTIMGFVGENGAGKTTTIKCLLNLLKKEQGEIKIFGLDHVEHETEIKEQIGVVFDDLYVPDILNPTQINNIFEKIFNRWDENFYVELLKRFKVPFKKPVKQLSRGMRMKLSIAMALAHHPKLLILDEPTSGLDPIVRDEILDLFMEFIQDEDNSILFSTHITSDLEKIADYITFIHEGKIVFSKNKDELLYNYGIWKGTAEQSMELPEHAKVRMQKNAFGVEILVDRKEVNSAFTLDKPSIEEIMLFFVKGVQP, from the coding sequence ATGACGAATGCAATTGAAGTGCGCAATTTAAGTAAGAGGTTTTCCCAATTCCAATTGGAAAATGTTACTTTTCAATTGCCAAAAGGAACCATTATGGGATTTGTAGGGGAAAACGGTGCCGGTAAAACAACAACCATTAAATGCCTTTTAAATTTATTGAAAAAAGAGCAGGGGGAAATCAAAATTTTCGGGCTCGACCATGTTGAACATGAAACGGAAATCAAAGAACAGATCGGCGTTGTCTTTGATGACCTTTACGTACCGGACATTTTGAATCCAACCCAAATCAACAACATCTTTGAAAAAATCTTCAACCGTTGGGATGAAAACTTCTACGTTGAACTATTAAAACGATTTAAAGTCCCTTTCAAAAAACCGGTTAAACAGCTTTCCCGTGGGATGCGGATGAAACTGTCCATTGCCATGGCTTTGGCCCACCATCCGAAATTGCTGATATTGGATGAACCGACAAGCGGACTTGACCCGATTGTGCGGGATGAAATTCTTGATTTGTTCATGGAGTTTATTCAGGACGAGGACAACAGCATTTTATTCTCCACCCACATCACATCCGATTTGGAAAAAATCGCCGATTATATCACTTTTATTCATGAGGGGAAAATTGTCTTCAGCAAAAATAAAGATGAACTGTTGTATAATTACGGGATTTGGAAAGGAACAGCCGAGCAATCGATGGAACTGCCGGAACACGCAAAAGTGCGTATGCAAAAAAACGCTTTTGGCGTCGAGATTTTAGTGGATCGCAAAGAAGTAAACAGCGCCTTTACACTTGATAAGCCGTCCATTGAAGAGATCATGTTATTTTTCGTGAAAGGGGTTCAACCATGA
- a CDS encoding YlmC/YmxH family sporulation protein: MLLSELAEKELIEMENGVRYGYLSETECIFDPKTGKILGFELIETSRLPFQKRKANAALFIPWEEIHLIGEDRILFRKTTGTRRYYDR; encoded by the coding sequence ATGCTGTTGTCAGAGCTCGCTGAAAAAGAATTGATCGAAATGGAAAACGGTGTTCGCTACGGCTATTTGTCCGAAACGGAATGCATTTTCGATCCTAAAACGGGGAAAATTTTAGGATTTGAACTGATAGAAACATCCCGGCTGCCTTTCCAAAAGAGAAAAGCAAATGCGGCATTATTCATTCCTTGGGAAGAAATTCATCTGATTGGAGAAGACCGCATTTTGTTCCGCAAAACCACAGGCACAAGAAGGTATTATGACCGATGA
- a CDS encoding GntR family transcriptional regulator, with amino-acid sequence MDIKLSNASEKPIYEQITEQIKQAIITGKLKPGDSLPSIRSLAKELKISVMTTKRAYSDLERDGFIVTFAGKGSFVAERNQEFLREELLRQVEEHLSKAVQIAKLAGIEGKELIDLLSMLVEEELE; translated from the coding sequence GTGGACATCAAACTGAGCAACGCATCGGAAAAACCGATTTATGAACAAATTACAGAACAAATAAAACAAGCAATCATCACAGGAAAATTGAAGCCGGGTGATTCCCTCCCTTCCATCCGCAGCCTGGCAAAAGAATTGAAAATCAGCGTGATGACGACAAAAAGGGCCTATTCCGATTTGGAGCGGGATGGATTTATCGTCACTTTTGCGGGAAAAGGCAGCTTCGTCGCGGAACGGAATCAGGAATTCTTGCGGGAAGAATTGCTTCGCCAGGTGGAGGAGCACTTATCTAAAGCCGTTCAAATCGCAAAGCTTGCAGGAATCGAGGGAAAAGAACTGATTGATTTACTTTCAATGTTAGTGGAGGAGGAATTGGAATGA
- a CDS encoding dipicolinate synthase subunit A, translated as MNSEKWLIIGTDARLKLLAKKLSNPERTVFYKSKTSWDNELNQLAIEQEPDYIVLPIQPLKVEVPAVLGLQNATIFCGKTNEEWKEILEEHTVHHYLEDEAFIWQNALLTAEAFVATFYQTKQAISGKRFIITGFGRVAKTLGHLLRSIGAEVIIAVRSDVQLNEAKAFRYQASYLADVGEIEADYFVNTIPAKWLDAGINEKIRIPIFDLASYPGCLQEGVERENYQLLPALPGKFFPNDAANILYNSIVGQLRRRKSC; from the coding sequence ATGAACAGCGAAAAATGGCTCATCATTGGAACGGATGCCCGATTGAAACTTCTCGCCAAGAAATTGTCAAACCCCGAACGGACGGTTTTTTACAAAAGCAAAACTTCTTGGGACAATGAATTAAATCAGCTGGCAATAGAGCAAGAGCCGGACTATATCGTACTGCCAATCCAACCATTGAAAGTGGAAGTGCCTGCAGTATTGGGGTTGCAAAACGCCACTATTTTTTGTGGAAAGACCAATGAGGAATGGAAGGAAATTTTGGAGGAACATACCGTCCATCATTACTTGGAAGATGAAGCGTTTATCTGGCAAAATGCGTTGTTGACGGCGGAAGCGTTTGTTGCGACATTTTACCAAACGAAGCAGGCCATTTCCGGAAAAAGATTCATCATTACGGGATTTGGCCGGGTGGCAAAAACCTTGGGACATCTGCTTCGAAGCATCGGTGCTGAAGTCATCATCGCAGTCCGATCCGATGTGCAACTGAACGAAGCGAAAGCCTTTCGTTATCAAGCTTCTTATTTGGCGGATGTGGGGGAAATCGAAGCGGATTACTTTGTCAATACCATACCGGCAAAATGGCTGGATGCGGGTATCAACGAAAAAATCCGCATTCCGATTTTTGATTTAGCTTCCTATCCAGGTTGTTTGCAAGAAGGGGTAGAACGGGAAAATTACCAATTGCTTCCTGCATTACCGGGGAAATTTTTCCCGAATGATGCGGCGAACATTTTATACAATTCAATTGTTGGTCAATTAAGGAGGAGAAAGTCTTGCTGA